One Gossypium raimondii isolate GPD5lz chromosome 3, ASM2569854v1, whole genome shotgun sequence genomic window carries:
- the LOC105797334 gene encoding probable protein phosphatase 2C 12 codes for MSSRGQYQPMPLSVLLKRESSNEKIEKPEIVHGLASQSKKGEDFTLLKTECQRTMGNGVTTFSVFGLFDGHNGSAAAIYTKENLLNNVLNAIPTDLNTDEWVAALPRALVSGFVKTDKDFHKIGKKSGTTVTFVIIEGWVITVASVGDSQCIFDSANGGMYYLSADHRLDCNEEETERITASGGDIGRLNAGCGTEIGPLRCWPGGLCLSRSIGDRDVGEFIVPVPYIKQIKMSTAGGRLIISSDGVWDALSAEAALDCCRGMPPEAAAAQIVKEALQANGLRDDTTCIVIDILPQEKPAAPSPPPKKPVKHLLMSLFRKKPSESFSYKDKEYMEPDVVEELFEEGSALLSERLNTKYPVCNMFKLFMCAVCQIEMKPGEGISVHAGTSSLVKVCPWDGPFLCSSCQEKKEAMEGKRPSDRHCIDSD; via the exons ATGTCCTCGAGAGGCCAATATCAACCAATGCCACTTTCGGTTCTACTGAAACGAGAATCATCAAATGAAAAGATAGAGAAACCGGAGATTGTACACGGACTAGCGAGCCAGAGCAAGAAAGGTGAGGACTTTACGTTGCTTAAGACGGAATGCCAAAGAACAATGGGAAATGGTGTCACCACATTCTCAGTTTTCGGG CTCTTTGATGGGCACAATGGATCTGCAGCTGCTATTTACACTAAAGAGAATCTCCTTAATAATGTCCTAAATGCTATTCCAACGGATCTTAATACAGATGAATGGGTTGCTGCACTGCCTAGGGCTTTGGTTTCTGGCTTTGTTAAAACAGATAAAGACTTCCACAAGATAG GAAAAAAATCAGGGACAACTGTAACCTTTGTGATAATAGAAGGATGGGTTATAACAGTTGCATCTGTTGGTGATTCCCAGTGTATATTTGACTCAGCTAATGGTGGAATGTATTACTTGTCAGCTGATCATAGGCTTGATTGCAATGAAGAGGA AACGGAACGAATCACTGCTAGTGGGGGTGATATTGGTCGATTAAATGCTGGTTGTGGTACAGAG ATTGGTCCTTTGAGATGTTGGCCTGGAGGCTTGTGTCTTTCACGATCCATTGGCGATAGGGATGTTGGGGAGTTCATTGTTCCTGTTCCATACATAAAGCAAATAAAG ATGTCTACAGCTGGTGGTAGGCTGATTATCTCTAGTGATGGTGTTTGGGATGCCTTATCAGCTGAAGCAGCTCTTGATTGTTGTCGTGGAATGCCACCAGAAGCAGCAGCTGCACAGATTGTGAAA GAAGCTTTGCAGGCAAATGGTCTTCGAGATGATACAACCTGCATCGTTATTGATATCTTACCACAAGAGAAGCCAGCTGCTCCGTCGCCACCACCAAAGAAGCCAGTAAAACACCTTTTGATGTCATTATTTCGCAAGAAGCCTTCCGAATCATTCTCTTATAAAGATAAAGAATACATGGAGCCAGATGTGGTGGAAGAATTGTTTGAGGAGGGATCTGCTTTGCTTTCAGAAAG GTTGAATACAAAATACCCAGTGTGCAACATGTTTAAGCTGTTCATGTGTGCAGTCTGTCAAATAGAAATGAAACCTGGAGAGGGTATTTCCGTTCATGCTGGTACTTCTAGTTTGGTAAAGGTATGTCCATGGGATGGTCCCTTCCTTTGCTCTAGTTGCCAGGAGAAGAAAGAAGCTATGGAAGGGAAAAGACCATCAG ACAGACATTGCATTGACAGTGACTAG